From Streptosporangium album, the proteins below share one genomic window:
- a CDS encoding glycosyltransferase family 2 protein, translated as MDATPYVTIVLPCYNEQDHVIDEVERISEAMDRSGYTYELVAVDDCSTDQTLARLQEAAPRFPHMRIRAFHRNGGSGTVRRIGTQEARGEIVVWTDADMTYPNERIPELIEILEKDPTVDQVVGARTTEEGSHKFLRVPAKWFIRKVAERLAGQKIPDLNSGLRAFRKSVARPYLRLLPPGFSCVTTITLSFLSNQHDVYYLPIGYSKRAGKSKFSFVSDAYRYILQVLRMVMYFNPLKVLMPPAIWLICIGMAKGVYDNVKSPFYLASNTVVIFISGLLIGSLALLADLIVRSRSE; from the coding sequence GTGGACGCAACGCCGTACGTCACGATCGTTCTGCCCTGTTACAACGAGCAGGACCACGTCATCGACGAGGTCGAGCGCATCTCCGAGGCCATGGACCGCAGCGGCTACACCTACGAGCTCGTGGCCGTCGACGACTGTTCCACCGATCAGACGCTGGCCAGGCTGCAGGAGGCCGCCCCGCGCTTCCCGCACATGCGGATCAGGGCCTTCCACCGCAACGGCGGGTCGGGCACGGTGCGCAGGATCGGCACGCAGGAGGCGCGCGGCGAGATCGTCGTGTGGACCGACGCGGACATGACGTATCCCAACGAGCGCATCCCCGAGCTGATCGAGATCCTGGAGAAGGACCCCACGGTCGACCAGGTCGTGGGCGCGCGGACCACCGAGGAGGGCTCGCACAAGTTTCTGCGGGTGCCGGCCAAGTGGTTCATCCGCAAGGTGGCCGAGCGGCTGGCCGGGCAGAAGATCCCCGACCTCAACAGCGGGCTGCGGGCGTTCCGCAAGTCGGTGGCCAGGCCCTACCTGCGGCTGCTGCCCCCTGGGTTCTCCTGCGTCACCACGATCACCCTGTCGTTCCTGTCCAACCAGCACGACGTCTACTACCTGCCGATCGGATACAGCAAGCGGGCCGGTAAGTCCAAGTTCAGCTTCGTCTCCGACGCCTACCGCTACATCCTGCAGGTGCTGCGGATGGTCATGTACTTCAACCCGCTCAAGGTCCTCATGCCGCCGGCCATCTGGCTGATCTGCATCGGTATGGCCAAGGGGGTCTACGACAACGTCAAGTCGCCCTTCTACCTGGCCAGCAACACCGTCGTGATCTTCATCTCCGGCCTGCTCATCGGGTCGCTGGCGCTGCTCGCCGACCTCATCGTGCGTTCCCGGAGCGAGTAG
- a CDS encoding glycosyltransferase family 4 protein: protein MRIAIVGPTHPYKGGGAAHTTELAHRLRAAGHDVVIESWKAQYPSFLYPGQQTVDTPDGAPFPNVRRVLDWRRPDGWIRCGRRLASADLVILTVLSPVQVPPYLGILYGLRRRTRVVALCHNVLPHERKPYDAPLMKALLRRVDGVLVHSEPQAALARGLGPAPVTTAEMAPHLPVKAIRRGEVAEVADRLLFFGLVRPYKGLDLLIRALPEGVSLRVAGEFWGGLEETRALVAGLGLTDRVELRPGYVADVDVPGLFADVDALVLPYRSGTASQQVWFGHEHGVPVIASRVGTLGDHVTDGVDGLLVEPGSVESLRAALTAFYRPGEPERLRAGVKAVDPDPYWATYLKALVAD from the coding sequence ATGCGGATCGCGATCGTCGGGCCGACCCATCCCTACAAGGGCGGCGGGGCCGCGCACACCACCGAGCTGGCCCACCGGCTGCGCGCCGCCGGGCACGACGTGGTGATCGAGTCGTGGAAGGCGCAGTACCCCTCCTTCCTCTATCCCGGTCAGCAGACCGTCGACACCCCCGACGGCGCCCCGTTCCCGAACGTCCGCCGCGTCCTCGACTGGCGTCGCCCGGACGGCTGGATCCGCTGCGGGCGGCGGCTCGCGAGCGCCGACCTGGTGATCCTCACGGTGCTGAGCCCGGTGCAGGTCCCTCCCTACCTGGGCATCCTTTACGGCCTGCGCCGCCGGACCCGGGTCGTCGCGCTCTGCCACAACGTGCTGCCCCACGAGCGCAAGCCCTACGACGCCCCGCTGATGAAGGCGCTGCTGCGCCGGGTGGACGGGGTACTGGTCCACTCCGAGCCGCAGGCCGCACTGGCCCGCGGGCTCGGGCCCGCCCCGGTGACGACGGCCGAGATGGCGCCGCACCTGCCGGTCAAGGCCATCCGGCGGGGCGAGGTGGCGGAGGTGGCGGACCGGCTGCTGTTCTTCGGCCTGGTCCGGCCGTACAAGGGACTCGACCTGCTGATCCGCGCGCTGCCCGAGGGCGTCTCCCTGCGGGTCGCGGGGGAGTTCTGGGGCGGACTGGAGGAGACCAGGGCGCTGGTCGCCGGGCTCGGCCTGACCGACCGGGTGGAGCTGCGGCCGGGTTACGTGGCCGACGTCGACGTGCCGGGGCTGTTCGCCGACGTGGACGCCCTGGTCCTGCCCTATCGGAGCGGGACGGCCAGCCAGCAGGTGTGGTTCGGTCACGAGCACGGCGTGCCGGTGATCGCCAGCCGGGTGGGGACGCTCGGCGACCACGTCACCGACGGGGTGGACGGCCTGCTCGTCGAGCCCGGCTCGGTGGAGAGCCTGCGCGCCGCGCTGACCGCGTTCTACCGGCCGGGCGAGCCCGAACGGCTCCGCGCGGGGGTCAAGGCCGTCGACCCCGACCCCTACTGGGCCACCTACCTCAAGGCCCTGGTCGCGGACTGA
- a CDS encoding lysylphosphatidylglycerol synthase transmembrane domain-containing protein yields MLSRLRASRLLRVLLALLAVGFLAYGLARNWDATRSALSELSWWSVAGAWAAVMAGAGCMLVAWQRVVAGLGSPLPLRVAARVLFVGQLGKYVPGSVWAYAAMMELGRDHGCPPRRTFSATSLALLISLGCAVGLAAATLPFTARSMAERMWYFALVIPVIIVCLHPKVLTWGLNLALRIARKEPVERVLPGRALLAAVAWTLLGWLVYGLHAWLVLGDMTGDFSLYLLGAGAYAVAWATGLLIAVVPAGVGVREAAMAGALMSGLGEGTHGLGVPSAASAAVVVVALVSRLAFTLTDLAWAGIGYLWGRKRRPAADVPVPAPADQSPSV; encoded by the coding sequence ATGCTGAGCCGCCTGCGGGCAAGCCGCCTGCTCCGGGTGCTCCTCGCCCTCCTCGCCGTCGGTTTTCTGGCCTACGGCCTGGCGAGGAACTGGGACGCGACCCGCTCCGCGCTCTCCGAGCTGTCGTGGTGGTCGGTCGCCGGGGCCTGGGCGGCGGTGATGGCCGGGGCGGGATGCATGCTCGTCGCCTGGCAGCGGGTGGTCGCCGGCCTCGGATCGCCGCTGCCGCTGCGGGTGGCCGCGCGCGTGCTGTTCGTCGGACAGCTCGGCAAGTACGTCCCGGGATCGGTCTGGGCCTACGCCGCGATGATGGAGCTGGGCCGCGACCACGGCTGCCCGCCCCGGCGCACCTTCAGCGCCACCTCCCTGGCCCTGCTGATCTCGCTTGGCTGCGCGGTCGGCCTCGCCGCCGCCACGCTACCGTTCACCGCCCGGTCGATGGCCGAGCGGATGTGGTACTTCGCCCTGGTCATCCCGGTGATCATCGTGTGCCTGCACCCGAAGGTCCTGACGTGGGGACTGAACCTGGCGCTGCGGATCGCCCGCAAGGAGCCCGTCGAGCGGGTGCTGCCCGGCCGCGCGCTGCTCGCCGCCGTCGCCTGGACGCTCCTGGGCTGGCTGGTCTACGGCCTGCACGCCTGGCTCGTCCTGGGCGACATGACCGGCGACTTCTCGCTCTACCTGCTCGGCGCCGGAGCCTACGCCGTCGCCTGGGCCACCGGCCTGCTGATCGCGGTCGTCCCGGCGGGGGTGGGCGTGCGCGAGGCCGCGATGGCCGGAGCCCTCATGTCGGGGCTGGGCGAGGGGACACACGGGCTCGGGGTCCCGAGCGCCGCGTCCGCCGCCGTCGTCGTCGTCGCCCTGGTCTCCCGGCTGGCCTTCACCCTCACCGACCTGGCCTGGGCCGGGATCGGCTACCTCTGGGGCCGGAAGCGGCGGCCCGCCGCGGACGTGCCCGTCCCGGCCCCCGCCGATCAGAGCCCTTCGGTTTGA
- a CDS encoding class I SAM-dependent methyltransferase, with protein sequence MGTKRVAQLAYSEFQAAMLDEAKRRRKAAKIVAVLGHFLGRDKDVLDGLTVADIGCSAGFIADELAAAGARRTFGVDIDVPGLRKAAERFGERVEFLCADGTALPFPDGSVDVLVFNHIYEHVVDPDAIMAEMRRVLADDGVLYLGLGNRLGVMEPHYKLPFLSYLPPALADRYVRLSGRADSYYERYRTRRGLRRMVRGLRVWDYTFPVLATPAAFAGSELFGGVAGRVAGGVLARLPRVVLRGLLPVVPTYLWVATKSARRPAGASLPQPPDPVRPL encoded by the coding sequence ATGGGCACGAAACGGGTGGCGCAGCTGGCGTACTCCGAGTTCCAGGCGGCGATGCTCGACGAGGCGAAGCGCCGTCGCAAGGCCGCGAAGATCGTGGCGGTGCTCGGCCACTTCCTCGGCCGCGACAAGGACGTCCTCGACGGCCTGACGGTCGCCGACATCGGCTGCTCGGCCGGGTTCATCGCCGACGAGCTCGCCGCCGCGGGCGCGAGGCGGACCTTCGGCGTGGACATCGACGTGCCCGGCCTGCGCAAGGCGGCCGAGCGGTTCGGCGAGCGGGTCGAGTTCCTGTGCGCCGACGGCACCGCGCTGCCCTTCCCCGACGGCTCCGTCGACGTTCTGGTCTTCAACCACATCTACGAGCACGTGGTGGACCCCGACGCGATCATGGCCGAGATGCGCCGGGTGCTCGCCGACGACGGCGTGCTCTACCTCGGGCTGGGCAACCGGCTCGGGGTGATGGAGCCGCACTACAAGCTGCCGTTCCTGTCCTACCTGCCGCCCGCGCTGGCCGACCGCTACGTCCGGCTGTCCGGCCGCGCCGACAGCTACTACGAGCGTTACCGGACCCGGCGGGGCCTGCGCAGGATGGTGCGGGGCCTGCGGGTGTGGGACTACACCTTCCCGGTGCTCGCCACCCCGGCGGCGTTCGCCGGCTCCGAGCTGTTCGGCGGCGTGGCCGGCCGCGTGGCCGGGGGCGTGCTGGCCCGGCTGCCCCGCGTCGTCCTGCGCGGACTGCTGCCGGTGGTGCCGACCTACCTGTGGGTGGCCACCAAGAGCGCCCGCCGCCCGGCCGGGGCGTCCCTGCCCCAGCCGCCCGATCCGGTCCGCCCCCTGTGA
- a CDS encoding lysylphosphatidylglycerol synthase transmembrane domain-containing protein, whose protein sequence is MKRLVRVAFLLVALGFGAWAVASQWEKVLAGFARLSAPALLLSLVAVVVALCGGMMTWRALLADLGSPLPFRPAAKVFFVGQLGKYIPGSLWPVLAQMEMGRELGVPRSRSAAAFFLTLPVQLGSGLMISGVTLLAALPGSAAPYAWVFLLIPVLVVVFEPKVINAVLGFGLRKLKREPLERPLTRRGILTALGWALLGWTAYGLHLAAIIHEFGLSGVSMVLFSIGSFALSWCLGIMTFVVPAGAGVREAAMVAVLAPVLDRGSAIAVALCSRIVIILGDLVCAGAAGLSARRAVDARRDPDPRKAV, encoded by the coding sequence GTGAAACGGCTGGTCCGCGTCGCCTTCCTGCTCGTGGCGCTGGGGTTCGGCGCGTGGGCGGTGGCGAGCCAGTGGGAGAAGGTCCTGGCCGGGTTCGCCCGGCTGTCGGCGCCGGCGCTCCTGCTCTCCCTCGTCGCCGTGGTCGTCGCGCTGTGCGGCGGGATGATGACGTGGCGGGCGCTGCTGGCCGATCTCGGCTCGCCGCTGCCGTTCCGCCCGGCGGCGAAGGTCTTCTTCGTCGGCCAGCTCGGAAAGTACATCCCCGGCTCGCTGTGGCCGGTGCTCGCCCAGATGGAGATGGGCCGTGAGCTGGGCGTGCCCCGGTCGCGGAGCGCGGCGGCCTTCTTCCTGACGCTGCCCGTGCAGCTCGGCAGCGGGCTGATGATCTCGGGGGTGACACTGCTGGCCGCCCTGCCCGGATCCGCCGCGCCGTACGCCTGGGTGTTCCTGCTGATCCCGGTGCTCGTGGTGGTGTTCGAGCCGAAGGTGATCAACGCGGTCCTCGGGTTCGGACTGCGGAAGCTGAAGCGCGAGCCGCTGGAGCGCCCGCTCACCCGCCGGGGCATCCTCACCGCGCTGGGCTGGGCCCTGCTCGGCTGGACCGCGTACGGCCTGCACCTGGCGGCGATCATCCACGAGTTCGGGCTCTCGGGCGTCTCGATGGTCCTGTTCTCCATCGGGTCCTTCGCGCTGTCCTGGTGCCTGGGGATCATGACGTTCGTGGTCCCCGCGGGGGCCGGTGTGCGTGAGGCCGCCATGGTGGCCGTGCTGGCCCCGGTCCTGGACCGGGGCTCGGCGATCGCCGTGGCGCTCTGCTCCAGGATTGTGATCATCCTTGGCGATCTCGTCTGCGCCGGTGCCGCGGGCCTGTCCGCGCGCCGCGCCGTCGACGCCCGGCGCGACCCCGACCCGCGAAAAGCCGTGTGA
- a CDS encoding glycosyltransferase family 4 protein: MIRYVDGLVAALDRAGADLAVVCQRADAQRYAALAPSARILPGPAGITNRAARLTWEQTGLPLLAQQTGAQVIHAPYYSMPLRSGLPTVVTVHDVTWFTEPSQHSAVMASFFRSATRTAVRHAARVIVPSKATRDELIRVLAADPTRIDVAYHGVDPVLFHRPSEREARHAADRLGLHGAPYVAFLGPLEPRKNIPNLIRGFVRAVQDLPDPPALVLAGGVRDADVDATVEEVPSTVKVLRPGYLSFADLSGFLGGAVVAAFPSRGEGFGLPVLEAMACGAPVLTTHSTSLPEVGGDAVAYTEPDDAGIADALRTLLTSPERREALSAAGLARSKEFTWEASAEAHLLSYQRAVE, from the coding sequence TTGATTAGATATGTCGACGGCCTCGTCGCCGCACTGGACAGGGCCGGCGCCGATCTGGCCGTCGTCTGCCAGCGGGCCGACGCCCAGCGCTACGCCGCGCTCGCGCCCTCTGCCCGCATCCTGCCCGGGCCGGCGGGGATCACCAACCGGGCCGCTCGGCTCACCTGGGAGCAGACCGGTCTCCCGCTCCTCGCCCAGCAGACCGGCGCCCAGGTGATCCACGCTCCCTACTACTCCATGCCGCTCCGCTCCGGCCTGCCGACCGTGGTGACCGTGCACGACGTCACCTGGTTCACCGAGCCCTCACAGCACAGCGCGGTCATGGCCTCCTTCTTCCGCTCGGCGACCCGGACGGCCGTCCGGCACGCGGCCCGGGTGATCGTGCCTTCCAAGGCGACCAGGGACGAGCTGATCCGGGTGCTCGCCGCCGATCCCACCCGGATCGACGTCGCCTACCACGGGGTGGACCCGGTGCTGTTCCACCGGCCCTCCGAGCGGGAGGCCAGGCACGCCGCCGACCGGCTCGGCCTGCACGGTGCCCCCTATGTCGCCTTCCTCGGTCCGCTGGAGCCGCGTAAGAACATCCCCAACCTGATCCGGGGCTTCGTACGGGCCGTCCAGGACCTTCCCGACCCGCCGGCCCTGGTGCTGGCCGGAGGCGTGCGTGACGCCGACGTGGACGCCACGGTCGAGGAGGTGCCCTCCACGGTGAAGGTGCTCCGCCCCGGCTACCTCTCGTTCGCCGATCTGTCCGGGTTCCTCGGTGGCGCGGTCGTGGCGGCCTTCCCCTCGCGGGGCGAGGGCTTCGGTCTCCCGGTGCTGGAGGCGATGGCCTGCGGCGCTCCGGTGCTCACCACGCACAGCACCTCGCTGCCCGAGGTGGGAGGCGACGCCGTCGCCTACACCGAGCCCGACGACGCGGGCATCGCCGATGCGCTGCGGACACTGCTGACCTCGCCGGAGCGCCGCGAGGCCCTGTCGGCGGCCGGACTGGCCCGATCCAAGGAGTTCACCTGGGAAGCCTCGGCCGAAGCTCATCTGCTCTCGTATCAACGTGCTGTCGAATAG